Proteins from a genomic interval of Salinarchaeum sp. Harcht-Bsk1:
- a CDS encoding magnesium transporter encodes MPVSDPSPNRVDTWSVGHIVRTMAPLLLVLSVLELGSGLVLESLQSTYLGNPTLLVLVPVMIGMGGNLGAIMAARLSTQLHLGTISFDPREPQLRAGILAIMGLAATVFTVLAIVAYGLGHLLGSPMALSDLLTISLVSGLSLAAIAVSLGIAATYVSYRRGYDPDDVTVPVVTNVCDILGVLILSVVAIVVL; translated from the coding sequence GTGCCCGTGAGCGACCCGTCGCCGAATCGCGTCGACACCTGGTCGGTCGGACACATCGTCCGGACGATGGCCCCACTCCTCCTCGTCCTCTCCGTGCTGGAACTCGGATCGGGACTGGTCCTCGAGTCGCTCCAATCGACGTACCTCGGCAATCCGACGCTGCTCGTGCTCGTCCCGGTGATGATCGGGATGGGCGGGAACCTCGGCGCGATCATGGCAGCACGGCTCTCCACGCAGCTCCACCTCGGTACGATCTCGTTCGACCCCCGCGAGCCACAGCTCCGTGCGGGAATCCTCGCCATCATGGGGCTCGCCGCGACGGTGTTCACCGTCCTCGCGATCGTCGCCTACGGGCTCGGACACCTCCTCGGGTCGCCGATGGCGCTGTCGGATCTGTTGACGATCTCGCTCGTCTCCGGTCTCTCGCTGGCGGCGATCGCGGTCAGCCTCGGTATCGCCGCCACGTACGTTTCCTATCGACGTGGGTACGACCCGGACGACGTGACGGTGCCTGTGGTGACCAACGTCTGTGACATCCTGGGCGTCCTGATCCTCTCTGTGGTTGCGATCGTGGTACTCTAG
- a CDS encoding potassium channel family protein, with amino-acid sequence MTLDGDDPRSEPVEYEPVSVKDVLVEMKDTSELLIDLAYSAVLHNSDAIAEEVLRLEEQMDVLEIRARMSIMMAARNPSETEVLAPVLGVVGGAEKISDAAGDVAKIVLGDMGLPDAMRAALPEAFEPLERATVTSDSPYASRTLGEIDLESETGVRVIGIRRGEDWFLNPGPNTGLAADDVALIRGPDHAIDDVYETIADEGYESHAEPEPAIDDLDRAVDSIVHMKNLSELAVDLAYGSVLFDDAALAEEVRNLEVEVDALQSRFEAWTLGAAAEAEDPVTLRGLIRLGFATETISDAALEISEGVLRDIDVHPVVELAVRESDEVLTRIEVEAGSALAGEELREGVPAVGPSTTVIAIRRPEVGWVLVGQSHEVLQAGDVLIAKGTRTAADSFKTLARAE; translated from the coding sequence ATGACCCTCGATGGGGACGATCCCCGCTCCGAGCCCGTCGAGTACGAGCCCGTGAGCGTCAAGGACGTCCTCGTGGAGATGAAGGACACCTCGGAGCTACTGATCGACCTCGCGTACTCCGCGGTGCTCCACAACAGCGACGCCATCGCCGAGGAGGTGTTGCGACTCGAAGAGCAGATGGACGTGCTCGAGATCCGCGCGCGGATGAGCATCATGATGGCGGCGCGAAACCCCAGCGAGACCGAGGTCCTGGCGCCCGTGCTCGGCGTGGTCGGTGGCGCGGAGAAGATCAGCGACGCGGCGGGCGACGTCGCGAAGATCGTTCTCGGAGACATGGGACTCCCGGACGCGATGCGCGCAGCGCTTCCGGAGGCCTTCGAACCCCTCGAGCGCGCGACGGTCACGTCCGACTCGCCCTACGCAAGTCGCACGCTCGGCGAGATCGACCTCGAGAGCGAGACCGGCGTCCGCGTGATCGGGATCCGCCGCGGCGAGGACTGGTTCCTGAACCCGGGGCCGAACACCGGACTGGCTGCCGACGACGTCGCCTTGATCAGGGGCCCGGACCACGCCATCGACGACGTCTACGAGACGATCGCCGACGAGGGCTACGAGTCCCACGCCGAACCCGAACCCGCGATCGACGACCTCGATCGGGCGGTCGACTCGATCGTCCACATGAAGAACCTCTCCGAACTCGCCGTCGACCTGGCCTACGGCTCGGTGCTGTTCGACGACGCTGCGCTCGCCGAGGAGGTGCGAAACCTCGAGGTCGAGGTGGACGCCCTCCAGTCACGCTTCGAGGCGTGGACGCTGGGCGCTGCCGCCGAGGCCGAGGATCCAGTTACCCTGCGAGGGCTCATCCGACTCGGGTTCGCCACGGAGACGATCAGCGACGCCGCACTCGAGATCAGCGAGGGCGTCCTTCGCGACATCGACGTCCATCCGGTCGTGGAACTGGCCGTCCGCGAGAGCGACGAGGTGCTCACCCGCATCGAGGTCGAGGCGGGGAGTGCGCTGGCTGGCGAGGAACTCAGGGAAGGCGTGCCCGCGGTCGGTCCGAGCACGACGGTTATCGCGATCCGGCGACCGGAAGTCGGCTGGGTGCTCGTCGGCCAGTCCCACGAGGTCCTCCAGGCCGGCGACGTGTTGATCGCGAAAGGGACGCGGACGGCGGCCGACTCGTTCAAGACGCTCGCAAGGGCCGAGTGA
- the mch gene encoding methenyltetrahydromethanopterin cyclohydrolase, with amino-acid sequence MESLNRTALELVDEALEFAGELDIGAHELDNEATVLDFGVEFSGGIEAGLLLAEIQSAGLATVQSHVDEVGGAPIPHVELTSDQPGLALLGAQKTGWEVSVDDYEALGSGPARALVAEETIFDRLGYTDVFEFAVLALESDELPTEAVAEHVADLADVEPGAVFLPTYPTASLVGSVTVAARAPELAAFRLAELGYDPTKLVSVSGAAPVAPIAGDEETALARTNDALAYGGQVHLVVEEDFDRFEELPSTAGEEYGQPFYEIFEAADWDFYDLPADVFAPAQVTVDVVGGPTYALGERDEDLLVESFEL; translated from the coding sequence ATGGAGAGTCTCAATCGGACGGCCCTCGAACTCGTCGACGAGGCACTCGAGTTCGCAGGGGAGCTGGACATCGGCGCCCACGAACTCGACAACGAGGCGACGGTGCTGGACTTCGGCGTCGAGTTCTCGGGCGGCATCGAGGCAGGCCTGCTGCTCGCGGAGATTCAATCGGCCGGGCTCGCGACGGTCCAGTCCCACGTCGACGAGGTCGGTGGCGCGCCGATCCCCCACGTCGAACTGACGAGCGACCAGCCCGGACTCGCGCTGCTGGGGGCCCAGAAGACGGGCTGGGAGGTATCCGTCGACGACTACGAGGCCCTGGGCAGCGGTCCCGCACGCGCGCTCGTTGCCGAGGAGACGATCTTCGACCGCCTGGGGTACACCGACGTCTTCGAGTTCGCCGTGCTCGCCCTCGAGAGCGACGAACTCCCCACGGAGGCCGTCGCCGAGCACGTCGCTGATCTCGCGGACGTCGAGCCTGGCGCGGTCTTCCTCCCGACGTACCCGACGGCCAGCCTCGTGGGGAGCGTGACCGTCGCGGCCCGCGCTCCGGAGCTGGCGGCCTTCCGACTCGCCGAACTGGGATACGATCCGACGAAACTCGTCTCCGTCAGCGGCGCCGCACCTGTCGCCCCGATCGCCGGCGACGAGGAGACCGCACTCGCACGGACGAACGACGCGCTCGCCTACGGCGGGCAGGTCCACCTCGTCGTCGAGGAGGACTTCGATCGCTTCGAAGAACTCCCCTCCACCGCCGGCGAGGAGTACGGCCAGCCGTTCTACGAGATCTTCGAAGCCGCGGACTGGGACTTCTACGACCTCCCAGCGGACGTGTTCGCGCCCGCGCAGGTCACCGTCGACGTCGTCGGCGGGCCGACGTACGCCCTCGGCGAACGGGACGAGGACCTGCTCGTCGAGAGTTTCGAACTGTAA